A part of Marinifilum sp. JC120 genomic DNA contains:
- a CDS encoding tetratricopeptide repeat protein: MAAADHNTDRQTIKGVFSSQNVQKIGTGTTVRRTISKMYWMAEELNPENVEVQALNTSYVPAGPKSVVTMEEFLSKYSPEPEFYVSTVYPKMKELGTTIERGEKARQAGATYSAEFEFQNALDVDEENVKANFGLGLTYMERGESNKANDIFNRLVKLDAAFQTEHKHLFNEFGINLRKTGMQDQAIDYYERALEMTSNDENLHYNIARAYFEKGVLDKCSSHLQKALDLNKDHAEAAKFLEFLKKHHPDQA, from the coding sequence ATGGCCGCGGCAGATCATAATACAGATAGACAGACAATTAAGGGTGTCTTCTCCAGCCAGAACGTACAAAAGATCGGGACAGGCACCACAGTGCGCCGGACCATCAGCAAAATGTATTGGATGGCTGAAGAACTTAATCCTGAGAATGTAGAAGTTCAAGCCCTGAACACAAGTTACGTTCCTGCCGGACCCAAATCCGTGGTGACCATGGAAGAGTTCCTCTCCAAATACTCACCTGAACCTGAATTCTACGTTTCCACCGTGTACCCCAAGATGAAAGAGCTGGGCACCACCATTGAGCGTGGGGAAAAAGCAAGACAGGCCGGAGCCACCTACAGTGCTGAATTTGAATTCCAGAACGCACTGGATGTGGACGAGGAAAACGTCAAAGCCAACTTCGGTCTCGGGCTGACTTACATGGAACGCGGGGAGAGCAACAAGGCCAACGATATTTTCAACCGGCTGGTCAAGCTGGATGCCGCCTTCCAGACCGAGCACAAACATTTATTCAACGAATTCGGAATCAACCTGCGTAAAACAGGCATGCAGGATCAAGCCATCGATTATTATGAACGGGCACTTGAAATGACCAGCAACGACGAAAACCTGCACTACAACATAGCCCGTGCATATTTTGAAAAAGGAGTGCTCGACAAATGCTCCAGCCACCTGCAAAAAGCACTCGACCTGAATAAAGACCACGCAGAGGCCGCAAAATTTCTTGAGTTTCTAAAGAAACATCATCCTGATCAAGCGTAG
- the def gene encoding peptide deformylase has product MKLEILAYPEPSLKEVCARVEEVTPELKETIDNMVETMYDDDGVGLAAPQVGIQKRLIVIDPSGPKERTDLQVIINPEIVEKSSQKVDSEEACLSCPAFKCVIKRHETVTVTGTDLEGNDVRIEADDFLAIVLQHEIDHLDGTLIVDRVGRLKRAMYDKKVKKWLKSAGK; this is encoded by the coding sequence ATGAAATTAGAAATTTTAGCTTATCCTGAACCTTCTTTGAAGGAAGTTTGCGCAAGGGTTGAGGAAGTCACCCCTGAGCTGAAGGAAACCATCGATAACATGGTTGAGACCATGTACGATGACGACGGTGTGGGCCTTGCAGCTCCACAGGTCGGAATTCAGAAACGTCTTATTGTTATTGATCCTTCAGGTCCTAAAGAGCGCACTGATTTGCAGGTTATTATCAACCCTGAAATCGTTGAAAAGAGTAGCCAGAAGGTGGATTCCGAGGAAGCCTGCCTTTCCTGCCCCGCTTTCAAATGCGTGATCAAACGCCACGAGACAGTTACCGTCACCGGTACTGACCTTGAAGGTAACGATGTCCGTATTGAAGCTGATGATTTTCTCGCTATCGTGCTTCAGCATGAAATTGATCATCTGGATGGGACTCTCATTGTCGACCGTGTAGGCCGCCTGAAACGTGCAATGTACGATAAGAAGGTAAAAAAATGGCTGAAAAGCGCTGGAAAATAG
- a CDS encoding histidine--tRNA ligase: MAKIQKIKGVADLFPEDSARYAFMEKTARDVFTSYGFGELRTPILEKTELFCRSIGEETDVVQKEMYTFPDRKGRSLTMRPEATAGVVRAYVENKIYQPGKVSKFFTFGPMFRYERPQAGRMRQFHQINAEVFGASEPQADAEVLLMLSGFLKGIGLEKLSFELNSLGCPECRPKYNQALKDFFNSLDKSELCDDCQRRVDTNPLRVLDCKVKRCKELTKDAPSIPDHLCTECRDHFDVVITLIDEAGLEYTLNPRLVRGLDYYQRTTFEVTSGDIGAQTAVAGGGRYDGLVESLGGPKKVSGIGFACGMERLAMLLEGEYEPSTDFYVALVDERSAKDSLIFAEKLRRSGLKGEVGFTAKSMKAQLRHANKINAQKCFIFGADEFENGTVTIKDMTEGGDQETVSRTEYFK; the protein is encoded by the coding sequence ATGGCAAAAATACAAAAAATCAAAGGCGTTGCAGACCTCTTTCCAGAGGATAGTGCAAGATATGCGTTCATGGAGAAGACCGCAAGAGATGTTTTCACCTCTTACGGTTTCGGCGAACTGAGGACTCCTATCCTCGAAAAGACCGAACTTTTCTGCCGCTCCATCGGTGAAGAAACCGATGTGGTCCAGAAAGAAATGTACACCTTCCCCGACCGCAAGGGCCGCTCTCTGACTATGCGCCCCGAAGCTACCGCCGGGGTTGTCCGCGCTTACGTGGAAAATAAAATCTACCAGCCGGGCAAGGTCAGCAAATTTTTCACCTTCGGTCCCATGTTCCGCTACGAAAGGCCGCAGGCCGGACGCATGCGCCAGTTTCACCAGATCAATGCCGAGGTCTTCGGTGCATCCGAGCCGCAGGCCGATGCCGAAGTTCTGCTTATGCTTTCCGGCTTCCTTAAAGGAATAGGTCTGGAAAAGCTTTCCTTTGAGCTGAACTCCCTTGGCTGCCCCGAATGTCGCCCAAAGTACAATCAGGCTTTGAAAGATTTCTTCAATTCCCTCGACAAGAGCGAACTTTGCGATGACTGCCAGCGCCGTGTGGATACCAATCCTCTGCGTGTGCTCGACTGCAAGGTCAAGAGATGTAAGGAGCTGACTAAGGATGCTCCCTCCATTCCCGACCATCTCTGCACAGAGTGCCGCGACCATTTTGATGTGGTCATCACTCTTATCGATGAAGCAGGTCTGGAATATACATTGAATCCCCGCCTTGTGCGCGGACTTGATTACTACCAGCGGACTACCTTCGAAGTGACTTCCGGTGATATCGGTGCCCAGACTGCGGTTGCAGGCGGTGGCCGTTATGACGGGCTGGTTGAAAGTCTCGGTGGCCCCAAGAAGGTATCTGGTATTGGTTTTGCCTGCGGAATGGAACGTCTTGCCATGCTGCTGGAAGGTGAGTACGAACCGTCCACTGATTTTTATGTAGCCCTTGTGGACGAAAGATCTGCCAAGGATTCACTTATCTTTGCTGAAAAGCTGCGTAGAAGCGGTCTTAAGGGCGAGGTTGGTTTCACTGCCAAGAGCATGAAAGCCCAGCTGCGTCATGCCAATAAAATAAACGCACAGAAGTGTTTCATCTTCGGTGCGGACGAATTTGAGAACGGAACGGTCACCATTAAGGATATGACCGAAGGCGGCGATCAGGAAACTGTAAGCCGTACCGAATATTTTAAGTAG
- a CDS encoding DUF2628 domain-containing protein encodes MEMITSQDYQEYIGPNAGKYLFNFAKFQQLHDGFTITWHWPAFLFGFWWFLYRKMYFWAAVTFLVGFLPFGNFIAQIGYGLSANFFYYRDTTAKIGAIKSTAPVGGASVIMRDTGGVHGWVKIVGLVCFFLQPLWIFFMSLFFGSAFIFSFHQVMV; translated from the coding sequence ATGGAAATGATCACTTCACAAGATTACCAAGAATACATTGGCCCCAATGCGGGCAAATACCTTTTTAACTTTGCCAAATTCCAGCAGTTGCATGACGGTTTCACCATAACATGGCACTGGCCCGCCTTTTTGTTCGGTTTCTGGTGGTTTTTGTACCGCAAAATGTACTTCTGGGCCGCAGTCACCTTCTTGGTAGGCTTCCTGCCCTTCGGAAATTTCATTGCCCAAATCGGATACGGACTGAGCGCGAACTTTTTCTATTACCGCGACACCACAGCAAAAATCGGAGCCATCAAATCAACCGCCCCGGTTGGCGGAGCTTCGGTAATCATGCGCGATACCGGCGGGGTTCACGGCTGGGTAAAAATTGTCGGGCTGGTCTGCTTTTTCCTGCAACCTCTTTGGATTTTCTTCATGTCCCTTTTCTTTGGCAGTGCTTTTATTTTTTCTTTCCATCAAGTTATGGTATAA
- a CDS encoding serine acetyltransferase, producing MVSKIGGSVLTKVVDALCEEESYQTVYHMPEHDRPMPSIAALGEFVERLRAVIFPGYFGDSEIRPETMRYHIGGNLDAAYRILEEQILRGHCFFCKADEFNCTNCEADAQRIASEFMQKLPEIRRLLATDVQAAYVGDPASKSPGETIFCYPSIIAMTHHRIAHELYKLDVDLIPRIIGEMAHSKTGIDIHPGAQVGEHFFIDHGTGTVIGETCIIGRNVRLYQGVTLGAKSFPQDDSGNLIKGIARHPIVEDDVIVYSGATILGRVTIGEGSVIGGNVWVTKSVDAGARLLQR from the coding sequence ATGGTTAGTAAGATCGGCGGCTCCGTGCTGACGAAGGTCGTGGACGCTTTGTGCGAAGAAGAGTCATATCAGACTGTGTATCACATGCCTGAACATGACCGTCCCATGCCTTCAATTGCAGCATTGGGCGAGTTTGTGGAAAGGCTGCGGGCGGTTATTTTTCCCGGTTATTTCGGGGATTCCGAAATCCGTCCCGAAACTATGCGCTACCACATCGGGGGGAACCTTGATGCGGCTTACAGGATTCTGGAAGAACAGATTCTGCGCGGACATTGTTTTTTCTGCAAGGCCGATGAATTCAACTGTACCAACTGTGAGGCCGATGCCCAGCGCATTGCCTCGGAATTCATGCAAAAGCTGCCGGAAATTCGCCGTCTGCTCGCTACTGACGTGCAGGCTGCCTACGTGGGTGACCCTGCGTCCAAGAGTCCGGGCGAGACAATTTTTTGCTACCCCAGCATCATCGCCATGACCCATCACCGTATTGCCCATGAGCTGTATAAGCTGGACGTGGATCTCATTCCACGTATCATTGGTGAGATGGCCCACTCCAAGACCGGGATCGATATTCACCCCGGCGCACAAGTGGGCGAGCATTTCTTTATCGACCACGGCACCGGTACCGTGATCGGCGAAACCTGTATTATCGGACGTAACGTGCGCCTCTATCAGGGCGTGACCCTAGGGGCAAAGAGCTTTCCACAGGATGATTCCGGTAACCTGATTAAGGGTATCGCTCGTCATCCCATTGTAGAAGACGATGTCATTGTCTATTCCGGGGCAACAATCCTCGGAAGGGTGACCATCGGCGAAGGCTCGGTCATCGGCGGTAACGTCTGGGTGACCAAGTCAGTGGATGCGGGGGCGAGACTTCTTCAGAGATAG
- a CDS encoding methionyl-tRNA formyltransferase — MAEKRWKIVFMGTPDFASTILEYLVEWDGCEVIGAYTQPDRKSGRGQKVHHSPVKEVALKNDIPVYQPLNFKDEKDVEELRALEPDFLVVAAYGLILPQSVLDIPAVMPINVHASLLPKYRGAAPIHRAVANGDHATGITIMKMEAGLDTGPMLVQQALGIAWDDYTGKIHDELADMGGPLVMETLLRYQDGRLTVMEQDDSIATYAAKLSKEEGLIDWNLPVKEVHNKIRGMSPWPGAYYFWTPEGKDPIRLVLSPGKPGDEEVGDHAPGTIVGEFDGMLGIACKDKIYLASKVKPAGKKEMDGKAFVCGYMNKC; from the coding sequence ATGGCTGAAAAGCGCTGGAAAATAGTTTTCATGGGAACACCGGACTTTGCGTCCACCATTCTCGAATATCTCGTAGAATGGGACGGATGTGAAGTCATTGGCGCCTATACCCAGCCTGACCGCAAAAGTGGTCGTGGGCAGAAGGTGCATCATTCCCCAGTTAAAGAAGTTGCGTTGAAAAACGATATTCCCGTCTACCAGCCCTTGAATTTCAAGGACGAAAAGGACGTTGAAGAGTTGCGCGCTCTGGAGCCTGACTTTCTGGTGGTTGCGGCCTACGGGCTGATCCTGCCCCAGTCGGTGCTGGATATCCCCGCTGTAATGCCCATCAACGTGCATGCTTCCCTGCTGCCCAAGTATCGCGGTGCCGCGCCCATTCACCGGGCGGTTGCCAACGGTGATCACGCCACCGGGATCACTATCATGAAGATGGAAGCTGGTCTTGATACCGGCCCCATGCTCGTGCAGCAGGCCCTTGGTATTGCTTGGGACGATTACACCGGGAAAATTCATGATGAACTGGCTGACATGGGTGGGCCGTTGGTCATGGAAACCCTGCTGCGTTATCAGGATGGTCGTCTGACCGTCATGGAGCAGGACGATTCCATTGCCACCTACGCTGCAAAGCTGAGCAAGGAAGAAGGCTTGATCGATTGGAATCTTCCGGTCAAGGAAGTGCACAACAAGATCAGGGGCATGTCTCCGTGGCCCGGAGCCTACTACTTCTGGACTCCCGAAGGTAAAGATCCCATCCGCCTTGTACTTTCTCCCGGCAAGCCCGGTGATGAGGAAGTCGGGGATCATGCTCCTGGAACCATAGTCGGTGAATTTGACGGCATGCTCGGCATTGCCTGCAAAGATAAAATCTACCTCGCATCAAAGGTCAAACCTGCCGGAAAGAAAGAAATGGACGGCAAGGCTTTTGTCTGTGGTTACATGAATAAATGCTAA
- a CDS encoding DUF116 domain-containing protein — translation MSVAKDNKKRLFIGLITGTCVLLCAFLGLLWYVPYAGLDSFGAWATWSWGLFIFALIVLVGWGYVGLLTNVVLQRTFPFSQKARGLSVKLFLPLMTILGRVFGLSKRKIRGSFIKVNNELVLSEVGRFDPAKIMILTPHCLQASRCDMRLTYDINNCKRCGLCSIKGLLELRDKYGVHFYVATGGTIARRLVVQNRPRMIIAIACERDLASGIQDTYPLPVYGVLNERPNGPCLDTQVALIDVENALRRFIKEDKLPEDADNNVALTPLTGL, via the coding sequence ATGAGTGTAGCAAAAGATAATAAAAAGCGTCTTTTCATCGGCCTGATCACCGGAACCTGTGTACTGCTTTGTGCTTTTCTGGGCCTGCTTTGGTATGTTCCTTATGCCGGACTGGATTCTTTCGGTGCGTGGGCCACGTGGAGTTGGGGGCTGTTCATTTTTGCACTCATCGTGCTGGTCGGCTGGGGGTATGTTGGTCTGCTTACCAATGTTGTGCTCCAGCGGACTTTCCCTTTCTCACAAAAAGCGCGTGGCTTGAGCGTTAAGCTTTTTCTGCCTCTGATGACCATTCTGGGCCGTGTCTTCGGGCTTTCAAAGCGCAAGATCCGGGGGTCTTTTATCAAGGTCAATAACGAGTTGGTCCTTTCCGAGGTCGGCCGTTTTGATCCTGCAAAGATCATGATTTTGACCCCGCACTGCTTGCAGGCCAGCCGCTGTGATATGCGCCTGACTTACGATATCAATAACTGTAAGCGTTGCGGTTTGTGTTCCATCAAGGGACTGCTTGAACTGCGTGATAAGTATGGAGTGCACTTCTATGTTGCCACCGGGGGCACAATTGCCCGCCGTCTGGTGGTACAGAACCGTCCGCGCATGATCATTGCTATTGCTTGCGAACGCGACCTTGCCAGCGGTATTCAGGATACTTATCCGCTTCCGGTTTATGGCGTGCTCAACGAACGCCCCAACGGCCCCTGCCTTGATACGCAGGTTGCCCTCATTGATGTAGAGAATGCGCTGCGCCGTTTCATCAAGGAAGACAAGCTTCCCGAAGATGCGGACAATAATGTGGCTTTGACCCCTCTTACCGGGCTTTAA
- a CDS encoding caspase family protein, translating into MKKTFSLKLFCTFFMAAMSIMLLSASDCLAQKRLALLIGNSAYQKIGALKNPVNDVIAMNRSLKNAGFDVMLIKNADRTNMGRAIDDFGRKLKNYDVGLFYFSGHGLQVNGINYLCPLGMSIQGQSDVQYEAIDAGKVLAKMEDAGNRMNIVILDACRNNPFKRSFRSMRNGLAQMDAPTGSFIAFATAPGKTALDGRGNNSPYVTHMLSNMNRKGVTIEQFFKKVRQGVIKDTSRKQVPWESSSLVGDFYFSGKGSSGSSSSQASSQSTTTQQQQTPPPAPKPRPKPKKNKSDEVLDMMLN; encoded by the coding sequence ATGAAAAAAACATTCTCACTCAAGCTGTTCTGCACTTTTTTCATGGCTGCCATGTCGATCATGCTGCTTTCTGCCAGCGACTGTCTGGCCCAGAAACGGCTGGCCCTGCTCATCGGCAACTCAGCATACCAAAAGATCGGCGCACTGAAAAACCCGGTCAATGACGTTATTGCCATGAACCGTTCACTTAAAAATGCAGGCTTTGATGTCATGCTGATTAAGAACGCCGACCGGACCAACATGGGCAGAGCTATTGATGATTTCGGGCGCAAGCTCAAAAATTATGATGTGGGATTGTTTTACTTTTCAGGACACGGATTACAGGTCAACGGAATCAACTACCTCTGCCCGCTAGGCATGTCCATTCAGGGACAGTCCGATGTGCAGTATGAAGCAATCGATGCCGGAAAGGTGTTGGCCAAAATGGAAGATGCCGGAAACCGCATGAACATCGTCATCCTCGATGCCTGCCGCAACAACCCCTTCAAACGCAGCTTCCGCTCCATGCGCAATGGCCTAGCCCAGATGGATGCCCCCACCGGATCATTTATCGCCTTTGCGACAGCTCCAGGTAAAACCGCCCTTGATGGCCGCGGCAACAACAGCCCCTACGTGACCCACATGCTCAGCAACATGAACCGCAAGGGCGTGACCATTGAGCAATTCTTCAAAAAAGTCCGCCAAGGCGTAATCAAAGACACCAGCCGCAAGCAGGTTCCATGGGAATCCTCCTCACTGGTCGGTGATTTCTACTTCTCAGGTAAAGGTTCATCCGGCTCGTCCTCTTCGCAGGCTTCAAGCCAATCTACAACAACACAACAACAGCAGACTCCGCCCCCTGCCCCTAAGCCAAGACCGAAGCCCAAAAAAAATAAAAGCGATGAAGTTTTGGATATGATGCTGAATTAA
- the aspS gene encoding aspartate--tRNA ligase gives MSEQIEERDYDEYRVIESLGDWKRTHSCNQITAANMGEKVLIMGWVQFRRDHGGLIFIDLRDREGLTQVVFSPEHNTEAHERAHAIRSEYVVAIKGEVRERPEGMRNTNLTTGEIEIVVDEWKLLNTSETPPFAIEDRSDASEMLRLKYRFLDLRRPSLAKNFILRNKAAQSVRRYLDNLGFLEVETPVLTKSTPEGARDFLVPSRMNNGDFYALPQSPQLFKQMLMVSGLDRYFQIVKCFRDEDLRADRQPEFTQIDIEMSFVDEEQVMGMAEDMVRTVFTETIETELPAAFPRMTYADAMRDYGCDKPDVRFDLKLQEATDIFKGSDFKVFASSELIKILRVPNGAQLSRKEIDEFTKFVEIYGSKGLAWIKVKEDGEWQSPIVKFFSEEECTKLRELTNCQPGDILFFQAGAADIVNAALAALRIKLGERFELIDESKFAPLWVTDFPLLEYTPEEKRYVARHHPFTSPQDGQIDELAEKPGEALARAYDLVVNGYELGGGSIRIHTPEMQEKMFAALGIDEEEARAKFGFLMDALQFGAPPHGGIAFGLDRLIMILCGAKSIRDVIAFPKTQKATCLMTEAPSGVASTQLRDLGIRLREKKEA, from the coding sequence ATGTCTGAACAGATTGAAGAACGCGATTACGACGAATACCGGGTGATTGAATCCCTCGGCGACTGGAAACGTACTCACAGCTGCAACCAGATCACCGCAGCAAATATGGGCGAAAAAGTCCTGATCATGGGTTGGGTTCAGTTCCGCCGCGATCACGGTGGCCTGATTTTCATCGACCTGCGTGACCGTGAAGGTCTTACTCAGGTTGTATTCAGCCCCGAGCACAACACTGAGGCCCACGAGCGCGCACATGCTATCCGCTCCGAGTACGTAGTAGCCATTAAAGGTGAAGTTCGTGAACGCCCCGAAGGTATGCGCAACACCAATCTGACCACCGGTGAGATCGAAATCGTTGTTGACGAGTGGAAGCTGCTCAACACTTCTGAGACTCCCCCGTTTGCCATTGAAGACCGCAGCGATGCTTCTGAAATGCTGCGCCTCAAATACCGTTTTCTGGACCTGCGCCGCCCCAGTCTTGCCAAGAACTTTATCCTGCGCAACAAGGCCGCTCAGTCCGTACGTCGTTACCTCGACAATCTCGGCTTTCTCGAAGTGGAAACTCCGGTTCTGACCAAGTCCACTCCTGAAGGCGCACGTGATTTCCTTGTGCCCAGCCGCATGAACAACGGCGATTTCTACGCTCTGCCGCAGTCCCCACAGCTTTTCAAGCAGATGCTCATGGTTTCCGGTCTGGACCGTTACTTCCAGATTGTTAAATGTTTCCGTGACGAAGATCTGCGTGCTGACCGTCAGCCCGAGTTCACTCAGATTGATATCGAGATGAGCTTTGTGGATGAAGAGCAGGTCATGGGCATGGCTGAAGATATGGTCCGTACTGTATTCACAGAAACCATCGAGACCGAACTTCCCGCAGCTTTCCCTCGCATGACTTACGCTGATGCCATGCGTGATTACGGTTGCGATAAGCCGGACGTTCGTTTCGACCTTAAGCTTCAGGAAGCCACTGACATCTTCAAGGGTTCCGACTTCAAGGTTTTTGCCAGCTCCGAGCTGATCAAGATTCTGCGTGTACCGAACGGTGCTCAGCTTTCCCGTAAGGAAATCGACGAGTTCACCAAGTTCGTTGAGATCTACGGTTCCAAGGGCCTTGCATGGATCAAGGTTAAGGAAGACGGCGAATGGCAGTCTCCCATTGTAAAATTCTTTTCCGAAGAAGAGTGCACCAAACTGCGTGAGCTTACTAATTGCCAGCCCGGTGATATCCTCTTTTTCCAGGCCGGAGCCGCAGACATCGTCAACGCCGCTCTCGCCGCTCTGCGTATCAAGCTCGGTGAACGTTTTGAACTCATTGATGAGTCCAAGTTCGCACCCCTGTGGGTTACCGACTTCCCGCTGCTTGAGTACACCCCCGAAGAAAAACGCTACGTTGCTCGTCACCATCCCTTTACTTCCCCACAGGACGGACAGATTGACGAGCTTGCTGAAAAGCCCGGCGAAGCTCTTGCCCGCGCTTACGATCTCGTAGTCAACGGTTACGAACTCGGTGGCGGTTCCATCCGTATCCACACTCCTGAAATGCAGGAGAAAATGTTTGCTGCTCTGGGTATCGACGAAGAAGAAGCCCGCGCGAAGTTCGGCTTCCTCATGGATGCGCTTCAGTTCGGTGCACCGCCGCATGGTGGTATTGCTTTTGGGCTGGACAGACTTATTATGATTCTGTGCGGAGCCAAATCCATCAGGGACGTTATCGCTTTCCCCAAAACTCAGAAAGCCACCTGCCTGATGACCGAAGCTCCTTCCGGAGTAGCCAGCACTCAGCTGCGTGATCTGGGTATTCGTTTGAGAGAAAAGAAAGAAGCATAA